A stretch of the Pogona vitticeps strain Pit_001003342236 chromosome 8, PviZW2.1, whole genome shotgun sequence genome encodes the following:
- the CEP164 gene encoding centrosomal protein of 164 kDa isoform X3 — translation MWLAREGIVAPLPAEWKPCQDITGDIYYFNFANGQSTWDHPCDERYRQLVIQEREKLLDHGGLKKKDRKKKREKKKEKQEREFLKCPADVLSQPGILPSTSFYRVSSPVFSSELATPDQEKENKLMKRNESFAKGPKGKSAGMLSDSGDLPRHFSGLASAKLHPLLPGKSNRTRQILADVEKILGRTSSSNRVDSGPQPHQDVTATDRQTAATVFSNSEPENLEFTNVSKPLSETLKVSSLTPKGAKTGLDMQRNVETSLFLEGEKLGRDQWDGHVEGGGCCPSPVDSSPGGRASRPVSGVVSRDGMSLPISERELGLPPSAVSLEESLGPMSETNALERDSELGSLAKPKEGKGKKKLLEQYESTELGMSGRESVQQAVVLKLDSQLPPFSIPGVETDTLAAAVPGEPKDQEIPGSNLNSGDGGSSSVMTSLADHLASQVLGEVDNFSWDLQSSHESDHLMEQLTVPKRSFPDALHIQAQSSPDECSESECCSEEQMFCKNMMKRSGGAESGPEQPGAGQNAEPDLTREMVKGANTRPQQGVATFQPVEQQRSGKDKTSIIPESQEGGQLGQNRVSTDDGSQPELLPGDQEPDSCGKSLCDAIDEEGVAALNLLCPDGGEEVEGNNKGPRGRARLLENVHMDVSALGASFDDESAEQAGHVKELHSSGHLEPEPPVTENDGLLAQKTGQWRCGKEEELNEGSAEATERSLKTELEPARQSEELHLQEETQEAQQKLKTEVPLEMEAEKKNIRLAQEAALQKFQEELESFQRSEEARLKEQMQFSLERMKKEVEAAQQVEQMALEQESQRALSSLKERLRRENKMAMEELELQFAAELQRQKSTAEEEHQKVVSTLQMQILEVQRKGEAELEKALEGAEHHVQQKRQQVAEYQRELSDLLKEKRQEVEENHARQLEKIQEAHREALAKIQVQHEEEEQKVREAELALDLRARDVQARSAQLQAQEETLKKRKQEVLEEEEQLEQQQKEAAVAAQLCLEESQKQRDSLAESLVPLRQAVVALQSQKVDLESRVEQLQAQSQQLQKQARELEETLRDKQELLKERKGPSREASLLKMEALQVEDLQDSGGTPVHWKQAAGMSRTGEGQGQGQACYGETASEAPKTPEEDSLLLDQVRQYISAEGASLKTAKEFLAHQTYLMQKRQAAWRDEKQPWNQDLQEARQLDEMKSAVQRGQILLKKKEKRLRQLESSLAEEFSDEDMLKDVACKKGVTFDLSDSEDTDSLMSMEESTPKDVHLKPSECQWPPLDKIQCLTNSLQRISSDLNSILGLLTAFGTQQPLLFPSAKVPAAPLPQGGLPLATYISAPHGYSDAAAPVVPLAGPQWAWRTALGPRPSTTSSSAKNSVDSLLIKKWRKYFPGGLPLLCGSPSATDGRLGFMASGEHFPLFQRPQTIQGMLDAKKWLEEIKQDPSVHLLPSTPRSSASGTGLLQLGLDENNQIKVYRF, via the exons ATGTGGTTGGCGCGAGAAGGCATTGTAGCCCCTCTGCCTGCAGAATGGAAACCCTG CCAAGACATCACTGGAGATATCTATTACTTCAATTTTGCAAATGGTCAGTCAACCTGGGACCATCCATGTGACGAGCGCTACCGACAGCTTGTAATTCAAGAGAGGGAAAAATTGCTGGACCATGGAGGCCTcaaaaagaaagacaggaaaaagaagagagagaagaagaaagagaaacaggaaagagagTTCCTGAAATGTCCAGCT GACGTGCTGTCACAGCCGGGGATACTTCCATCGACATCTTTTTATAGAGTTTCGTCTCCTGTCTTTTCATCAGAGCTGGCCACTCCTGACCAGGAGAAGGAGAACAAGTTGATGAAAAGAAATGAGTCCTTTGCGAAGGGCCCCAAGGGAAAGTCTGCAGGGATGTTGTCTGACTCAGGTGACTTGCCCAGGCATTTCTCAGGCCTGGCATCAGCTAAACTGCATCCCCTTCTGCCAGGAAAGTCAAACCGCACTCGCCAGATCCTGGCAGATGTAGAGAAGATTCTTGGAAGAACTTCATCTTCCAACAGAGTAGATTCTGGTCCCCAACCACACCAAGATGTGACtgcaacagacagacagacagctgccaCTGTTTTTTCAAACTCTGAGCCTGAGAATTTAGAGTTCACCAATGTCTCAAAGCCTCTTTCGGAAACATTAAAAGTATCTTCTCTGACACCCAAGGGTGCTAAAACTGGGCTAGATATGCAGCGGAATGTAGAAACGAGCCTGTTCTTGGAAGGGGAGAAGCTGGGCAGGGACCAATGGGATGGGCACGTTGAAGGAGGCGGTTGCTGCCCATCACCTGTGGATTCCTCCCCTGGAGGGAGGGCATCTCGGCCTGTCAGCGGTGTTGTCAGCCGGGATGGAATGTCTCTACCCATCTCTGAAAGGGAACTGGGGCTTCCTCCTAGTGCTGTTTCTTTAGAGGAGTCACTTGGCCCCATGTCTGAGACCAATGCCCTTGAGAGAGACAGTGAGCTTGGGTCTCTTGCTAAACCGAAAGAAGGTAAAGGGAAGAAGAAACTTCTGGAGCAATATGAATCCACAGAACTCGGCATGAGTGGGAGAGAAAGTGTACAGCAAGCTGTTGTTCTCAAGCTGGACTCCCAGCTGCCCCCTTTCTCTATACCGGGAGTAGAGACTGACACGCTGGCAGCTGCTGTGCCAGGTGAACCAAAAGATCAAGAGATACCTGGATCAAACCTGAACTctggtgatggtggcagcagtagtgtgatgaccagcttggcTGACCACCTAGCTTCACAGGTGTTGGGGGAAGTAGACAATTTCTCCTGGGATCTCCAAAGCTCTCATGAAAGTGACCACctcatggaacaactgactgtTCCCAAGAGATCTTTTCCAGATGCTCTTCATATCCAGGCACAAAGCTCCCCTGATGAGTGCTCTGAAAGCGAGTGCTGCTCGGAGGAGCAGATGTTCTGTAAGAATATGATGAAGAGATCAGGAGGAGCAGAGTCTGGACCAGAACAACCAGGGGCAGGCCAGAATGCGGAGCCTGATTTGACTCGGGAGATGGTCAAAGGAGCAAACACAAGGCCTCAGCAAGGAGTGGCAACCTTTCAGCCAGTGGAGCAGCAGAGGAGTGGCAAGGATAAAACGAGCATCATTCCAGAGAGCCAAGAAGGAGGACAGCTAGGGCAGAATAGAGTATCAACAGATGATGGTAGTCAGCCTGAGCTTCTGCCAGGAGACCAAGAG CCTGACAGCTGCGGGAAGAGTCTTTGTGATGCCATAGATGAAGAGGGAGTGGCAGCTTTGAACCTGCTATGTCCTGATGGGGGAGAAGAAGTGGAAGGCAACAATAAG GGTCCCAGGGGAAGAGCCAGGCTTCTTGAGAATGTGCACATGGATGTCAGTGCCCTCGGTGCCAGCTTTGATGATGAG TCTGCTGAACAGGCTGGTCATGTGAAAGAACTGCATTCTTCTGGCCATTTGGAACCTGAGCCACCTGTTACTGAG AATGATGGCTTGTTGGCACAGAAGACGGGCCAGTGGAGATGTGGCAAAGAAGAGGAACTCAACGAGGGATCAGCAGAGGCAACTGAAAG GTCACTAAAAACGGAGTTGGAGCCTGCTAGGCAATCAGAGGAACTCCACTTGCAGGAGGAAACACAAGAGGCACAGCAGAAACTCAAAACCGAGGTCCCTTTGGAAATGGAGGCAGAGAAGAAGAACATCAG GTTAGCCCAGGAAGCTGCTTTGCAGAAATTCCAGGAGGAGTTGGAATCCTTTCAGCGATCTGAGGAAGCGAGGCTGAAGGAGCAGATGCAGTTTTCTCTGGAAAGGATGAAGAAGGAAGTAGAAGCTGCCCAGCAGGTGGAGCAGATGGCACTCGAGCAGGAGAGCCAGAGAGCCCTTAGTTCCCTGAAAGAGAGGTTGCGCAGAGAGAACAAGATG GCCATGGAAGAATTGGAGCTACAGTTTGCAGCAGAGCTTCAGCGGCAGAAATCGACAGCAGAAGAGGAACATCAAAAG GTTGTCTCAACCCTGCAGATGCAGATCTTGGAGGTTCAGAGGAAAGGGGAGGCAGAGTTGGAGAAGGCGTTGGAGGGTGCAGAGCATCATGTCCAACAGAAGAGACAACAAGTAGCTGAGTACCAGCGAGAG CTCAGTGACCTCCTGAAGGAGAAGCGGCAAGAAGTTGAAGAAAATCACGCCAGACAGCTGGAGAAAATCCAAGAGGCGCACCGAGAGGCCCTGGCTAAGATCCAGGTGCAACACGAGGAGGAG GAGCAAAAGGTCCGGGAGGCAGAATTGGCACTGGATCTCCGAGCCAGGGATGTCCAGGCAAGGTCAGCTCAGCTACAGGCCCAG GAAGAAAccttgaaaaagagaaaacaggaagtcctggaggaagaggagcagctgGAACAACAGCAAAAG GAGGCAGCTGTGGCAGCTCAACTCTGCCTTGAAGAGTCCCAAAAGCAGCGAGACAGCCTGGCTGAGAGCTTGGTGCCCCTGCGCCAGGCTGTGGTGGCGCTTCAGAGCCAGAAGGTGGACTTGGAGTCTCGGGTGGAGCAGTTGCAGGCACAGAGCCAGCAGCTGCAGAAGCAGGCCAG GGAGCTAGAGGAGACCCTCCGGGACAAGCAGGAGCTgctgaaagagaggaaaggaccAAGCCGTGAAGCTTCCTTGCTGAAAATGGAGGCACTCCAAGTGGAAGACCTGCAAGACAGCGGTGGCACCCCAGTCCACTGGAAACAGGCGGCTGGAATGTCACGGACAGGGGAGGGGCAGGGACAGGGACAG GCCTGCTACGGAGAGACGGCATCCGAAGCCCCAAAGACTCCTGAGGAAGACAGCCTCCTCCTGGACCA GGTCCGGCAATACATATCTGCTGAGGGAGCTTCCCTCAAAACAGCTAAGGAGTTCCTCGCACACCAGACGTACTTGATGCAGAAAAGGCAGGCAGCCTGGAGAGATGAGAAGCAGCCCTGGAACCAGGATCTCCAG gaagccaggcaaCTGGATGAGATGAAGTCTGCTGTACAGAGAGGGCAAATCCtgctgaagaagaaggagaagaggttgAGACAGCTGGAGTCCTCGCTGGCGGAAGAG tTCTCTGATGAAGATATGCTGAAGGATGTGGCATGCAAGAAGGGGGTGACTTTTGACCTCAGTGACTCGGAGGACACAGACAGCCTGATGAGCATGGAAGAATCCACCCCCAAAG ATGTTCACTTGAAGCCATCGGAATGCCAGTGGCCCCCACTGGATAAGATCCAGTGCCTGACGAACTCCCTGCAGCGTATCTCCAGTGATCTGAACAGCATTCTTGGCCTCCTGACTGCCTTCGGCACCCAGCagcctctcctttttccttctgctaaGGTCCCTGCCGCCCCACTGCCCCAGGGTGGCCTTCCTCTTGCCACCTACATCTCTGCACCCCATGGCTACTCAGACGCAGCCGCTCCAGTGGTGCCTTTAGCTGGCCCTCAGTGGGCCTGGAGAACGGCCTTAGGCCCCCGtccctccaccacctcctcctcggCCAAGAATTCTGTGGACAGCCTGCTGATCAAAAAATGGCGCAAATACTTCCCAG GTGGGTTGCCCTTGCTCTGCGGAAGTCCTAGCGCAACAGATGGCAGGCTGGGATTCATGGCCTCTGG GGAACACTTTCCACTGTTCCAGCGCCCGCAGACTATCCAGGGCATGCTTGATGCCAAGAAGTGGTTGGAAGAAATCAAGCAGGATCCCAGTGT ACATCTCTTGCCAAGCACCCCAAGGTCTTCGGCCAGCGGCACCGGCTTACTACAGTTGGGGCTGGATGAGAACAACCAAATCAAGGTCTACCGGTTCTAG
- the CEP164 gene encoding centrosomal protein of 164 kDa isoform X2 — translation MAGAPLRVGDQLILEEDYDETYIPSEQEINEFARVIGIDPEHEPELMWLAREGIVAPLPAEWKPCQDITGDIYYFNFANGQSTWDHPCDERYRQLVIQEREKLLDHGGLKKKDRKKKREKKKEKQEREFLKCPADVLSQPGILPSTSFYRVSSPVFSSELATPDQEKENKLMKRNESFAKGPKGKSAGMLSDSGDLPRHFSGLASAKLHPLLPGKSNRTRQILADVEKILGRTSSSNRVDSGPQPHQDVTATDRQTAATVFSNSEPENLEFTNVSKPLSETLKVSSLTPKGAKTGLDMQRNVETSLFLEGEKLGRDQWDGHVEGGGCCPSPVDSSPGGRASRPVSGVVSRDGMSLPISERELGLPPSAVSLEESLGPMSETNALERDSELGSLAKPKEGKGKKKLLEQYESTELGMSGRESVQQAVVLKLDSQLPPFSIPGVETDTLAAAVPGEPKDQEIPGSNLNSGDGGSSSVMTSLADHLASQVLGEVDNFSWDLQSSHESDHLMEQLTVPKRSFPDALHIQAQSSPDECSESECCSEEQMFCKNMMKRSGGAESGPEQPGAGQNAEPDLTREMVKGANTRPQQGVATFQPVEQQRSGKDKTSIIPESQEGGQLGQNRVSTDDGSQPELLPGDQEPDSCGKSLCDAIDEEGVAALNLLCPDGGEEVEGNNKGPRGRARLLENVHMDVSALGASFDDESAEQAGHVKELHSSGHLEPEPPVTENDGLLAQKTGQWRCGKEEELNEGSAEATERSLKTELEPARQSEELHLQEETQEAQQKLKTEVPLEMEAEKKNIRLAQEAALQKFQEELESFQRSEEARLKEQMQFSLERMKKEVEAAQQVEQMALEQESQRALSSLKERLRRENKMAMEELELQFAAELQRQKSTAEEEHQKVVSTLQMQILEVQRKGEAELEKALEGAEHHVQQKRQQVAEYQREEKRQEVEENHARQLEKIQEAHREALAKIQVQHEEEEQKVREAELALDLRARDVQARSAQLQAQEETLKKRKQEVLEEEEQLEQQQKEAAVAAQLCLEESQKQRDSLAESLVPLRQAVVALQSQKVDLESRVEQLQAQSQQLQKQARELEETLRDKQELLKERKGPSREASLLKMEALQVEDLQDSGGTPVHWKQAAGMSRTGEGQGQGQACYGETASEAPKTPEEDSLLLDQVRQYISAEGASLKTAKEFLAHQTYLMQKRQAAWRDEKQPWNQDLQEARQLDEMKSAVQRGQILLKKKEKRLRQLESSLAEEFSDEDMLKDVACKKGVTFDLSDSEDTDSLMSMEESTPKDVHLKPSECQWPPLDKIQCLTNSLQRISSDLNSILGLLTAFGTQQPLLFPSAKVPAAPLPQGGLPLATYISAPHGYSDAAAPVVPLAGPQWAWRTALGPRPSTTSSSAKNSVDSLLIKKWRKYFPGGLPLLCGSPSATDGRLGFMASGEHFPLFQRPQTIQGMLDAKKWLEEIKQDPSVHLLPSTPRSSASGTGLLQLGLDENNQIKVYRF, via the exons ATGGCCGGGGCCCCCCTCCGGGTCGGGGACCAGCTCATCCTGGAGGAGGACTACGACGAGACCTACATCCCGAGCGAGCAGG AAATCAACGAGTTTGCCCGGGTGATTGGAATTGATCCTGAGCATGAGCCGGAGTTGATGTGGTTGGCGCGAGAAGGCATTGTAGCCCCTCTGCCTGCAGAATGGAAACCCTG CCAAGACATCACTGGAGATATCTATTACTTCAATTTTGCAAATGGTCAGTCAACCTGGGACCATCCATGTGACGAGCGCTACCGACAGCTTGTAATTCAAGAGAGGGAAAAATTGCTGGACCATGGAGGCCTcaaaaagaaagacaggaaaaagaagagagagaagaagaaagagaaacaggaaagagagTTCCTGAAATGTCCAGCT GACGTGCTGTCACAGCCGGGGATACTTCCATCGACATCTTTTTATAGAGTTTCGTCTCCTGTCTTTTCATCAGAGCTGGCCACTCCTGACCAGGAGAAGGAGAACAAGTTGATGAAAAGAAATGAGTCCTTTGCGAAGGGCCCCAAGGGAAAGTCTGCAGGGATGTTGTCTGACTCAGGTGACTTGCCCAGGCATTTCTCAGGCCTGGCATCAGCTAAACTGCATCCCCTTCTGCCAGGAAAGTCAAACCGCACTCGCCAGATCCTGGCAGATGTAGAGAAGATTCTTGGAAGAACTTCATCTTCCAACAGAGTAGATTCTGGTCCCCAACCACACCAAGATGTGACtgcaacagacagacagacagctgccaCTGTTTTTTCAAACTCTGAGCCTGAGAATTTAGAGTTCACCAATGTCTCAAAGCCTCTTTCGGAAACATTAAAAGTATCTTCTCTGACACCCAAGGGTGCTAAAACTGGGCTAGATATGCAGCGGAATGTAGAAACGAGCCTGTTCTTGGAAGGGGAGAAGCTGGGCAGGGACCAATGGGATGGGCACGTTGAAGGAGGCGGTTGCTGCCCATCACCTGTGGATTCCTCCCCTGGAGGGAGGGCATCTCGGCCTGTCAGCGGTGTTGTCAGCCGGGATGGAATGTCTCTACCCATCTCTGAAAGGGAACTGGGGCTTCCTCCTAGTGCTGTTTCTTTAGAGGAGTCACTTGGCCCCATGTCTGAGACCAATGCCCTTGAGAGAGACAGTGAGCTTGGGTCTCTTGCTAAACCGAAAGAAGGTAAAGGGAAGAAGAAACTTCTGGAGCAATATGAATCCACAGAACTCGGCATGAGTGGGAGAGAAAGTGTACAGCAAGCTGTTGTTCTCAAGCTGGACTCCCAGCTGCCCCCTTTCTCTATACCGGGAGTAGAGACTGACACGCTGGCAGCTGCTGTGCCAGGTGAACCAAAAGATCAAGAGATACCTGGATCAAACCTGAACTctggtgatggtggcagcagtagtgtgatgaccagcttggcTGACCACCTAGCTTCACAGGTGTTGGGGGAAGTAGACAATTTCTCCTGGGATCTCCAAAGCTCTCATGAAAGTGACCACctcatggaacaactgactgtTCCCAAGAGATCTTTTCCAGATGCTCTTCATATCCAGGCACAAAGCTCCCCTGATGAGTGCTCTGAAAGCGAGTGCTGCTCGGAGGAGCAGATGTTCTGTAAGAATATGATGAAGAGATCAGGAGGAGCAGAGTCTGGACCAGAACAACCAGGGGCAGGCCAGAATGCGGAGCCTGATTTGACTCGGGAGATGGTCAAAGGAGCAAACACAAGGCCTCAGCAAGGAGTGGCAACCTTTCAGCCAGTGGAGCAGCAGAGGAGTGGCAAGGATAAAACGAGCATCATTCCAGAGAGCCAAGAAGGAGGACAGCTAGGGCAGAATAGAGTATCAACAGATGATGGTAGTCAGCCTGAGCTTCTGCCAGGAGACCAAGAG CCTGACAGCTGCGGGAAGAGTCTTTGTGATGCCATAGATGAAGAGGGAGTGGCAGCTTTGAACCTGCTATGTCCTGATGGGGGAGAAGAAGTGGAAGGCAACAATAAG GGTCCCAGGGGAAGAGCCAGGCTTCTTGAGAATGTGCACATGGATGTCAGTGCCCTCGGTGCCAGCTTTGATGATGAG TCTGCTGAACAGGCTGGTCATGTGAAAGAACTGCATTCTTCTGGCCATTTGGAACCTGAGCCACCTGTTACTGAG AATGATGGCTTGTTGGCACAGAAGACGGGCCAGTGGAGATGTGGCAAAGAAGAGGAACTCAACGAGGGATCAGCAGAGGCAACTGAAAG GTCACTAAAAACGGAGTTGGAGCCTGCTAGGCAATCAGAGGAACTCCACTTGCAGGAGGAAACACAAGAGGCACAGCAGAAACTCAAAACCGAGGTCCCTTTGGAAATGGAGGCAGAGAAGAAGAACATCAG GTTAGCCCAGGAAGCTGCTTTGCAGAAATTCCAGGAGGAGTTGGAATCCTTTCAGCGATCTGAGGAAGCGAGGCTGAAGGAGCAGATGCAGTTTTCTCTGGAAAGGATGAAGAAGGAAGTAGAAGCTGCCCAGCAGGTGGAGCAGATGGCACTCGAGCAGGAGAGCCAGAGAGCCCTTAGTTCCCTGAAAGAGAGGTTGCGCAGAGAGAACAAGATG GCCATGGAAGAATTGGAGCTACAGTTTGCAGCAGAGCTTCAGCGGCAGAAATCGACAGCAGAAGAGGAACATCAAAAG GTTGTCTCAACCCTGCAGATGCAGATCTTGGAGGTTCAGAGGAAAGGGGAGGCAGAGTTGGAGAAGGCGTTGGAGGGTGCAGAGCATCATGTCCAACAGAAGAGACAACAAGTAGCTGAGTACCAGCGAGAG GAGAAGCGGCAAGAAGTTGAAGAAAATCACGCCAGACAGCTGGAGAAAATCCAAGAGGCGCACCGAGAGGCCCTGGCTAAGATCCAGGTGCAACACGAGGAGGAG GAGCAAAAGGTCCGGGAGGCAGAATTGGCACTGGATCTCCGAGCCAGGGATGTCCAGGCAAGGTCAGCTCAGCTACAGGCCCAG GAAGAAAccttgaaaaagagaaaacaggaagtcctggaggaagaggagcagctgGAACAACAGCAAAAG GAGGCAGCTGTGGCAGCTCAACTCTGCCTTGAAGAGTCCCAAAAGCAGCGAGACAGCCTGGCTGAGAGCTTGGTGCCCCTGCGCCAGGCTGTGGTGGCGCTTCAGAGCCAGAAGGTGGACTTGGAGTCTCGGGTGGAGCAGTTGCAGGCACAGAGCCAGCAGCTGCAGAAGCAGGCCAG GGAGCTAGAGGAGACCCTCCGGGACAAGCAGGAGCTgctgaaagagaggaaaggaccAAGCCGTGAAGCTTCCTTGCTGAAAATGGAGGCACTCCAAGTGGAAGACCTGCAAGACAGCGGTGGCACCCCAGTCCACTGGAAACAGGCGGCTGGAATGTCACGGACAGGGGAGGGGCAGGGACAGGGACAG GCCTGCTACGGAGAGACGGCATCCGAAGCCCCAAAGACTCCTGAGGAAGACAGCCTCCTCCTGGACCA GGTCCGGCAATACATATCTGCTGAGGGAGCTTCCCTCAAAACAGCTAAGGAGTTCCTCGCACACCAGACGTACTTGATGCAGAAAAGGCAGGCAGCCTGGAGAGATGAGAAGCAGCCCTGGAACCAGGATCTCCAG gaagccaggcaaCTGGATGAGATGAAGTCTGCTGTACAGAGAGGGCAAATCCtgctgaagaagaaggagaagaggttgAGACAGCTGGAGTCCTCGCTGGCGGAAGAG tTCTCTGATGAAGATATGCTGAAGGATGTGGCATGCAAGAAGGGGGTGACTTTTGACCTCAGTGACTCGGAGGACACAGACAGCCTGATGAGCATGGAAGAATCCACCCCCAAAG ATGTTCACTTGAAGCCATCGGAATGCCAGTGGCCCCCACTGGATAAGATCCAGTGCCTGACGAACTCCCTGCAGCGTATCTCCAGTGATCTGAACAGCATTCTTGGCCTCCTGACTGCCTTCGGCACCCAGCagcctctcctttttccttctgctaaGGTCCCTGCCGCCCCACTGCCCCAGGGTGGCCTTCCTCTTGCCACCTACATCTCTGCACCCCATGGCTACTCAGACGCAGCCGCTCCAGTGGTGCCTTTAGCTGGCCCTCAGTGGGCCTGGAGAACGGCCTTAGGCCCCCGtccctccaccacctcctcctcggCCAAGAATTCTGTGGACAGCCTGCTGATCAAAAAATGGCGCAAATACTTCCCAG GTGGGTTGCCCTTGCTCTGCGGAAGTCCTAGCGCAACAGATGGCAGGCTGGGATTCATGGCCTCTGG GGAACACTTTCCACTGTTCCAGCGCCCGCAGACTATCCAGGGCATGCTTGATGCCAAGAAGTGGTTGGAAGAAATCAAGCAGGATCCCAGTGT ACATCTCTTGCCAAGCACCCCAAGGTCTTCGGCCAGCGGCACCGGCTTACTACAGTTGGGGCTGGATGAGAACAACCAAATCAAGGTCTACCGGTTCTAG